One window of the Gambusia affinis linkage group LG13, SWU_Gaff_1.0, whole genome shotgun sequence genome contains the following:
- the LOC122842124 gene encoding ubiquitin-conjugating enzyme E2 D2-like isoform X1, protein MALKRIQKELNDLQRDPPASCSAGPVGEDMFHWQATITGPNDSPYHGGVFFLSVHFPTDYPFKPPKVAFTTKIYHPNINSNGSICLDILRSQWSPALTISKVLLSICSLLCDPNPDDPLVPEIAQIYKTDRQKYNKLAREWTQRYAM, encoded by the exons ATGGCTTTGAAGAGAATACAGAAG gAGCTAAATGACTTGCAGAGAGACCCTCCAGCTTCATGTTCTGCTGGACCTGTAGGAGAAGACA TGTTTCACTGGCAAGCCACCATCACAGGACCG AATGACAGCCCTTACCACGGAggagtttttttcctttctgtccaTTTTCCCACTGACTATCCTTTTAAACCACCAAag GTCGCCTTTACTACAAAAATCTATCACCCAAACATAAACAGCAATGGCAGCATTTGCCTTGACATCTTGAGGTCTCAGTGGTCCCCTGCTCTTACGATCTCAAAAG ttttgttgtcCATCTGCTCCCTTCTTTGTGACCCAAATCCTGATGATCCGCTCGTCCCTGAGATTGCACAGATCTACAAGACAGATAGACAAAA GTATAACAAACTAGCTAGAGAATGGACCCAGAGGTACGCAATGTGA
- the LOC122842124 gene encoding ubiquitin-conjugating enzyme E2 D2-like isoform X2 gives MFHWQATITGPNDSPYHGGVFFLSVHFPTDYPFKPPKVAFTTKIYHPNINSNGSICLDILRSQWSPALTISKVLLSICSLLCDPNPDDPLVPEIAQIYKTDRQKYNKLAREWTQRYAM, from the exons A TGTTTCACTGGCAAGCCACCATCACAGGACCG AATGACAGCCCTTACCACGGAggagtttttttcctttctgtccaTTTTCCCACTGACTATCCTTTTAAACCACCAAag GTCGCCTTTACTACAAAAATCTATCACCCAAACATAAACAGCAATGGCAGCATTTGCCTTGACATCTTGAGGTCTCAGTGGTCCCCTGCTCTTACGATCTCAAAAG ttttgttgtcCATCTGCTCCCTTCTTTGTGACCCAAATCCTGATGATCCGCTCGTCCCTGAGATTGCACAGATCTACAAGACAGATAGACAAAA GTATAACAAACTAGCTAGAGAATGGACCCAGAGGTACGCAATGTGA